The following coding sequences are from one Verrucosispora sp. WMMD573 window:
- a CDS encoding cyclic-phosphate processing receiver domain-containing protein: MDARRTIVLVDDLRSFVDGRNAQVARTSVAGVELLGRYRDRRLDELWLDHDLGGDDTIWPVVEVLERSAFDKRPFDVGVINVHSANPAGAAKIVQVLRHWGYRVRVASGSTDVGYLDGLA; this comes from the coding sequence GTGGATGCCCGCCGAACGATCGTGCTGGTCGATGATCTTCGTTCGTTCGTGGATGGCCGTAATGCCCAGGTGGCCCGTACCAGCGTCGCCGGGGTTGAACTTCTCGGTCGGTACCGGGACCGGCGCTTGGACGAGCTGTGGTTGGACCACGATCTCGGTGGGGATGACACGATCTGGCCGGTCGTGGAGGTTTTGGAGCGGTCCGCCTTCGACAAGCGTCCCTTTGACGTCGGCGTCATCAACGTCCACTCGGCCAACCCGGCCGGTGCCGCGAAGATCGTCCAGGTCTTGCGGCACTGGGGGTATCGCGTCCGCGTCGCGTCGGGGTCTACCGACGTCGGCTATCTCGACGGCCTTGCGTGA
- a CDS encoding PadR family transcriptional regulator, which produces MVVKGESGESGESAERQAQLLRGCLDMCLLALLAAEPAHGYQLVRRLDTAGFGTVSYGTVYPLITRLHRLGLVANAMQPSPTGPPRKVYRLTDTGHDRLNVWREQWTQFASVVNETLTVRPLNPGDDHEHVDAGR; this is translated from the coding sequence ATGGTAGTGAAAGGCGAGTCGGGCGAGTCGGGCGAGTCGGCCGAGCGGCAGGCTCAGCTCCTGCGCGGCTGCTTGGACATGTGCCTGCTTGCGCTGCTTGCCGCCGAGCCTGCGCACGGCTACCAACTCGTCCGCCGACTCGACACCGCTGGATTCGGAACGGTGAGCTACGGCACCGTCTACCCGTTGATCACCCGACTGCACCGCTTGGGACTCGTGGCCAACGCGATGCAGCCCAGCCCCACCGGCCCACCCCGCAAGGTCTACCGGCTCACCGACACCGGCCATGACCGACTGAACGTCTGGCGCGAGCAGTGGACCCAGTTCGCCAGCGTCGTGAACGAAACCCTCACCGTCCGTCCACTGAATCCAGGAGATGACCATGAGCACGTCGACGCCGGCCGTTGA
- a CDS encoding HAD domain-containing protein, translated as MIFIDVDGVLIPLRARPAGASDRHRGSAGDGPDCAGNPLLDRLQPDDGRGLLALPGELVWASTWMTEANEVVAPRLGLPVLPVVDWIDDDRQPPSGAHWKTASLVRWAAGRPFVWLDDEITDGDRRWVAAHYPHPALLHRVDPHLGLTDTDLTAVRQWLDHRGGAA; from the coding sequence TTGATTTTTATCGACGTCGACGGTGTGCTCATTCCGCTGCGGGCCCGGCCAGCCGGAGCCTCTGACCGCCATAGGGGCAGCGCGGGTGATGGTCCCGACTGCGCCGGCAATCCTCTGCTGGATCGTCTCCAGCCCGACGACGGTCGCGGGCTGCTCGCCTTGCCGGGTGAACTGGTCTGGGCGAGTACGTGGATGACTGAGGCGAACGAGGTGGTGGCCCCTCGGCTCGGCCTACCCGTCCTGCCCGTGGTCGACTGGATCGACGATGACCGACAACCACCAAGCGGGGCGCACTGGAAGACCGCGTCGTTGGTGCGGTGGGCGGCAGGGCGTCCGTTCGTCTGGCTCGACGACGAGATCACCGACGGCGACCGGCGATGGGTCGCCGCACACTATCCACACCCGGCGCTGCTGCACCGCGTCGACCCGCACCTGGGACTGACCGACACCGACCTCACGGCAGTGCGGCAGTGGCTCGACCACCGAGGCGGGGCGGCTTGA
- a CDS encoding IS3 family transposase, with translation MNVYPFIEAEKARPDGNVKRSCELLEVSRSAYYQHRAGPSRRERDDAELIDRISDIHAVSAGTYGAPRVHAELAAQGRRHSRKRVARLMRGAGLCGRMPKRWRTTTVPDPTAALAADRIRRNFTTSATEVDTRWCGDITYILRGRAGCTSRP, from the coding sequence GTGAACGTGTATCCGTTCATCGAGGCGGAGAAGGCACGGCCCGACGGGAATGTGAAGCGTTCCTGTGAGCTGTTGGAGGTCTCCCGGTCCGCCTACTACCAGCACCGCGCCGGCCCGTCGCGGCGGGAGCGTGACGATGCCGAGCTGATCGACCGGATCTCCGACATTCACGCCGTCTCGGCCGGCACCTACGGCGCGCCTCGGGTGCACGCCGAACTCGCCGCGCAGGGCCGGCGGCACTCCCGTAAACGGGTCGCCCGACTGATGCGGGGCGCCGGGTTGTGCGGACGGATGCCGAAGCGGTGGCGAACCACGACCGTGCCCGATCCGACAGCGGCCCTGGCCGCCGACCGGATCCGCCGGAACTTCACCACCTCCGCGACTGAGGTCGACACCCGCTGGTGCGGTGACATCACCTACATCCTACGTGGGAGGGCTGGTTGTACCTCGCGACCGTGA
- a CDS encoding IS3 family transposase, with product MYLATVIDIASRRVVGWATADHLRTDLPAQALSNAIATRRPTGQVIFHSDRGCQYTSTQYARLARQHKVLLSVGSRGQCWDNAVAESFFATIKTELLDRRAWPTRAAARAAIFDWIEGWYNTRRRHSTLDYMSPAEYEETAYFRRPTRKVA from the coding sequence TTGTACCTCGCGACCGTGATCGACATCGCCTCACGTCGGGTCGTCGGCTGGGCCACCGCCGACCATCTCCGCACCGACCTGCCGGCCCAAGCCCTGTCCAACGCCATCGCCACCCGCCGCCCGACCGGTCAGGTGATCTTCCACAGCGACCGAGGCTGCCAGTACACCTCGACGCAGTACGCCCGCCTCGCCCGACAGCACAAGGTGCTGCTGTCGGTCGGTTCCCGGGGACAGTGCTGGGACAACGCCGTCGCGGAGTCGTTCTTCGCCACGATCAAGACCGAACTGTTGGACCGGAGGGCGTGGCCAACCCGTGCTGCCGCCCGCGCGGCGATCTTCGACTGGATCGAGGGGTGGTACAACACCCGCCGCCGCCACTCCACCCTGGACTACATGAGTCCCGCCGAGTACGAGGAGACCGCCTATTTCCGCAGGCCAACCCGCAAGGTAGCGTGA